The nucleotide window TGTAATTGCAGCAATCGCTGCTGAGGAGGAAAGGATGCGACAGCAATTGTAATGAAAAAGGTGAGAATATGATTTTACAAATCAAGGTGCGCAAGAGTTAAAAAACTGCGCACCTTTTATTTTACTAATGACAGAGTAAGCATTACTCAGAATCGACAAAAAACTTGTTGCTTTGCAAAAACTGATCTTCAAGCGCATCAAGCATCTCTTCACTCAAGGCATCAGCACCTTGCGCAGGTTGAGATATTTTATGATTCTCTTCTGCCCAATCGCCCAAATCTATCAATTTACAACGCTCAGAACAAAATGGACGAAACTTAGCCTCTTCATTCCAGATGACTTGTTTTTCACATGTTGGACAATTTACTTTGGTGACCATAATAATAATGTTTTTAATGGCGAATAATCACCTGATTTTAACGCAACAATGTGATTTAGAGAATAGCTATTGTCGGGTTTAAGTAGTTTTTAGCGAGGTTTAGCGAGGTTTTAACTAGGGTTTAGCTGGTTTCAGGTTGTTTATAGCGAGATTATAGGTTGTACTTGTTGGGGACTAACACTTAGCGAGTTTAAATGAAACATTATCTGTAATGTATTGCTGCCCCTTCGCATCGCACAGCTCCATAAAACGTATCGAATAACGATAACGATTACCACTTACCGAAGGGAAATAATCAGCGCCATCTTCTAATTCTATACGAAGTAACAACAATCCTTCACCGTTATCTTGATAAAAGCTATTGCCGACTTCAACCAGTTCGAAGTTGGATTTTTGACGAATAAACTTCAACACCAATACGAGCGCTTGTTCAATGGTGCTTAAACATGATAGCCAACGGTCGATATCTTGTTGAATAAATATTGGTGGTTGATTTAGCCAATGCACAAGGGCAGGTAAGTCAAAGCCGCAATAGGCACCGGTTAAACTAAAGCGCTTGCGCATTGCATCTAAAAACTTATCTTCTTTAAGTGAGCCCCACTGGTTTTGCTTAGAGCGTAATTCAGTCGAAAGCTTTTTGGTTTGTTCTAGATTTAATTGCAGTGCTTTATCGTTAACCGCCGGTGATTTTGACCAAAGGTGCAGGTTATGCTCTAGTTTTTCCAAATCTTTGATCATATCACCACGTACATCGGTGCGATCAATGGTATCTAGAATGGTAAACAGGGCATTAAAAAATGAGGTATGACTTGATTCAAATTCTTGAGCTAGGCACGACCGAGCTTGAGCAAATAATTGCTCTAACTTCAAGTAGTTGCGGATCCGTTCGTTTAACGGGTGCTCGTAAAGAATGCCAGCCATTGAGGTAACTAATATTGTAATTATTGTTGGAATCTTTTCTATAGTAACGAGAGAACAGGGCAAAGGCAATATGAGCTAAATGGTTTTCGCGAAATAGTTTGCTTTAAACGTTTTCTGTGACCATTTTTAAAAACTTGCGATGCAATATTTCTACTTGCATACGCAATTCTTCCATTGTCGCTTTATCGTTATTAATAACAAAGTCAGCATGAATAAGACGCTCTTCTCTGCCAACTTGTGCGGCAATGATGCGTTTAACTTGCTCTTCGCTATTATTGTCTCTGGCAACCGTTCTGGCTATTTGTGTCTCAGGTTTGACATCGATGACCAGTACATTATCAACGCTGCGGTTAATGCCGTTTTCAATTAATAGAGGCGCAACCAGAAAACAATAAGGGCTTTTAGCATTTTGGCATTGCTCATTCATGGTTTGTCGAATTAATGGATGCAATAAGCCATTCAGCCATGCTTTGTCGTCAGGATCAGCAAATACCTTTTCTCGAAGCTTTGCTCGGTTTAAGTTGCCATCGGCAAGAATATAGTCTTCACCAAAATGAGCCGCGATTTGCTGCAATGCAGGTTGACCAGGTTGCACAACTTGGCGAGCAACGATATCGGCATCGATGATATCGACGCCATATTCAGCAAACAGGTTAGCAACGGTTGTCTTACCGCTGCCAATACCGCCAGTTAAACCGATAATTACCTTAGACATCTATACCATCATTCCCATATACCAAGCCCAGATACCTTCACCCCACAATGCGGTGATCCAACCGGCAACCGCCAGATAAGGACCAAACGGGATAGGCTTTGAGCCTTCATGGCTTTTAAATACCATTAAACTAATACCGACAATCGCACCTACTAAAGACGCCATCAAGATAAGCATCGGCAGTACTTGCCAACCAAACCAGGCGCCAAACACGGCGAACAGCTTAAAGTCGCCATACCCCATGCCTTCTTTACCTGTGACGATTTTAAATAGCCAGTAGATAGACCATAAACTCATGTAACCGGCGATGGCACCAATAACCGCCTGGTCTAGGCTAACGAAAACATTATTTAAACCAAGAATCAAACCAATCCAGACTAATGGTAGAGTGATTTGATCTGGCAGAATCATTTTATCAAAATCAATCATGGTTAAGGTGATAAGACACCAGCTTAATACCATCATCACAGCTGCCTGCCAACTGACACCAAAGTGCATAGCGATAACTACCGTCGAGATACCGGTTATGGTTTCGATGATCGGGTAGCGAGCGGATATCGGGTTGGCGCATGATGAACATTTACCGCGCAATAATAACCAGGAAATTACTGGGATATTTTCCCATACCTTGATTTTATGACCGCATTTAGGGCAGGTCGAAGCGGGCTTTGAAAGAGTCACTGTTTGTGGCTCTTTGTCCTTAGCTGAATCTTTCAAAGCATCCGCTAAAAATTCACGGCATTCGCAATCCCATTCAGCCTCAATCATTTTAGGTAAACGAAAGATTACCACATTTAGAAAACTGCCAATGATAAGGCCAAGGATTAATGCAAATGAATAATAAAAACCTGGGGATTGTTCAAATAAAGTGGTTAAGTCGGAAAGCACAGGAAACCTTTATTGTTTTTGTTATGACTAAACTAAAAAGCCAATGCACGATTGTGTGCATCGGCTTCTTAGTTTTGGTTATTTTTATAGAATCGAACCCATAGCGAAAATAGGTAGGTACATAGCGATGATTAGACCACCAATCACAACCCCTAATACGGCCATAATTAGAGGTTCTAATAATGAGGTCAAGCCATCAACGGCATCATCGACTTCTTGCTCGTAAATGTTTGCAACCTTAGCGAGCATATCATCTAGAGCGCCGGATTCTTCTCCGATAGTGACCATTTGGATCACCATATCCGGAAATACGTTTACGTTTCGCATCGCCAAATTCATTTGCATACCGGCTGAAACCTCACTGCGGATATCTTGAATCGCATCTCGGTAGACGGCATTACCTGATGCGCCTGCTGCTGAATCTAATGCATCAATTAAAGGTACGCCTGCGGCAAACGTTGTTGATAATGTACGTGCAAATCGAGCAACCGCAGCTTTGTCCAAGATCATACCTATTACAGGTACTTTTAATACAAACGCATCTACTTTATCTCGAAAATCTAAACTTCTTCGGTGGGCTTGTTTAAACATCCAACCCGCCGCAATTAATGCTCCAAGCATTAGGTACCAAGATGACACCATAAAGTCTGAAATGTTTACCACAAAAGTCGTAAATGCCGGCAGCTCAGCACCGAAATCATTAAATATATCGACGAACGTCGGTACAACAAAGATTAACAATATTGATGTAACAACAGCAGCAATGACTAATACAGCAATGGGGTAGAATAGTGCTTTTTTAATTTTTGATTTTAGGGCTTCGGCTTTTTCTTTATAGATAGCAATCCGGTCAAAAATGGCTTCTAACGCACCCGATTGTTCACCGGATTCAACCAAGTCACAATATAAATCGTCAAAATATCTTGGGTGTTCTCTTAAACACTCTGATAGCGGCAGGCCAGATTGAACTTTATTGCCTATGTCTCCTAGCAGTTTGCGCATATTGCCGTTATCATTACCTTTACCAATCATTTCAATGGTTTGCACCAAAGGAACACCCGCACCTAACATGGTGGCAATTTGTCGAGTTACAACCGCAATGTCGGCTGGCTTGACCGGCTTGTCGCCGCTGAATAAGGATTTTTGTTTCTTTTTATGCTTTAACGGCGTGATACCTTGTTTTCGCAATTGCGCTTTTAGCTCCATTGCATTCGTAGCGGATAACTCACCTTTGATTTTTTTACCTTTACGGTTAACCCCTTCCCATTGAAACGTTTCAAGAGGTTTAGGTTTAACCATTTTCGGTTGGGAACTTGCTACTGCCATAATATTCTCTTCTTATAATTATGCATTTATTATATCTGTTATGCGGTTACACGGCTAACTTCGGCAAGGCTAGTAACGCCTGCTTTGGCTTTTAGCAATGCCGACTGGCGCAGGTTATTATAACCTTCACTTTGCGCCTGTTGGGCAATATCAAGTGAACTGCCACCTTCCATAATCAGTTTGGCATTTGCGGTACTTATTTTCATTACCTCATAAATACCGACACGGCCTTTGTAGCCTTTGGTGCATTCATCACACCCTTTGGGTTTGTATATGGTAATGTCTGATACTTCGGCAGCATCAAAACCGAGTTCTATTAACGCTTGCTCAGAAATGTCATCCACTTCTTTACAGTGATTACACAAACGGCGTGCAAGACGTTGGGCGATGATTAAGCTTACTGAACTTGCAACGTTATAAGATGGTACCCCCATATTTAATAAACGGGTTAGTGTTTCAGCAGCTGAGTTTGTATGCAGAGTTGATAATACCAAGTGACCGGTTTGTGCCGCTTTGATGGCAATTTCAGCGGTTTCTAAATCTCGAATTTCACCAACCATGACGATATCTGGATCTTGACGCAGGAATGATTTCAGTGCTTCAGCAAAGGTTAAGCCAGCTCGATTGTTAATTTGCACCTGGTTAACACCCTCAAGGTTAATTTCAACCGGATCCTCTGCGGTGGATATATTTCGCTCTTCGGTATTAAGAATATTTAAGCCAGTATAAAGCGATACAGTTTTACCGGAACCGGTAGGGCCAGTAACCAGTATCATACCTTGCGGCTTTGATAAGGCATCTAAATAAAGCTCTTTTTGCTCTTCCTCATAACCTAAAATATCGATACCAAGTTTTGCACTTGAGCTATCGAGAATACGCATAACCACTTTTTCACCCCACATAGTAGGTAATGTAGATACACGAAAATCAATGGATTTACTCTTTGTAATAGCAAGTTTAATACGACCATCTTGCGGTACGCGGCGTTCGGCGATATCAAGTTTTGACATCACTTTTAAACGAGCAGTCATGCGATTTGCAAGGTTTACTGGAGGAGTTGCAACTTCGGTTAAAATACCATCTACACGAAAACGGATTCTGAATTTTGTTTCAAATGGTTCAAAGTGTAGATCCGAAGCACCTTTTTTAATGGCGTCTAGCAAAATTTTATTGATGTAAACAACGATAGGCGCGTCGTTTTCGCCGCTACCTTGCTCTTCTTCTTTTTCTGTGTCATCAACATCGATATCACTTAATTCATCGGCGTCTAAATCGGTTAATTCTAATGCGGAATTTTCATCTTCGAGTATACCTTCAACCGTATCGCGAAGCGCTTTATCATCAGCCAACACCATTTCCGTATTGTGGCCGGTATTAAACTGGAACTCTTCTAGGGCATCTATATTGGTAGGGTCGGAGACAGCAACGTGCAGTAAACCACCGCGCAAATATAAAGGTAGAGCATTATGCTTTTTAACTAACTTTTCGTTACGAAGACCTTCAGGTAGGGCATTCAAATCAAGTGATTTTAAATTGACTAAAGGGATACCAAAGCTCTTCGATAATACTTTTATTAAAGCAATGGATGAAACCTTTTCTTTTTCTATTAAAAAAGAGACAAGAGACATTTGCTTTTTCTGGCATTGTTCAAATATTGCCGCAGCTTTGTCTTTCTCTAGCAATTCACTACGAACTACAGCGGAAAGGATGCTTGATTGTCGGTGGAGTCCTTTCATTGGTATTTCTTCTTATTTTATATTTCTTACAGTCTACATTTTTTAACAAAAAAACGAAATAAAAAAAGCTGGCACCATAGCCAGCTTTCTTAAAAAAACTTATTACAACAATTGTAAATTGTTTAGACAGCAGGTACAGCAGCTACAGTACAACCGGTAATTGCTACAGCATTTGTACCAGAAAGTGAACAAGTCCATGTTAGACCTTCACCTGCTACAGTTGGAGTCACAGACGTGATAGTTGCTGTGATTTGGCCAGTCGTATCAGCTACCGACAATACAGCTTCATCACCCGTAACTGTACAGTGCTGGATAGCAACACCATCATTAGTACAAGCTACTGCGCCAGAGACAGAGAATACTTCTGCTACTTTGATCTTTTGACCAGCAAGAGTTGCAACAGCCTGAGCCGCTTTTGATTTAGCAGTGTAATCTTGGTAAGCAGGAAGCGCAACAGCTGCAAGAATACCGATAATCGCAACAACGATCATCAATTCGATAAGGGTAAAACCCTGATTAGATTTCATAGTTTTCATATTAAATTCCATTAAATATATATTTATTGTTATGGGGGCTAATGACTAATATGGAGCATCTGGCAAAAAATGTAAATTATAATTTGATGAAAATTTTACCTTTTGCTGCATTTTTGTGCATTTGTTCAACGGTTATACAGTTTTGTTTCTGTTTTCAAGCGCTGAAAGTGTCGCTAATGCGTTGATTTATTTACTAACAGTCATTAAAAATGGCGATTTCAGTAAATTTTGCAAATTTTTATTGCTAACGGTTTGTTAGTGATTCGTTAATGGTTTGCTAGTAGTTCGCTATAACTTAAACGGTTGTAATTGATTAAATTGCTTTAATTGAGTGGCGTTTTAAATTAAAAATCCCAGCCTGAGCTGGGACTTTTAATGGTATTTTTAACGGGATTTTGATATCACTCTAATTGCTTCGACTGTACTTGTTAATTTGCGCTTCTAGCTATGTTTAATGCCACTGTGTTAATAGTGCCATTGTCTTAATAGATAGCTAATTTAAGCAAATCGCATCGACAAATCGATGGCGTTAACATGCTTGGTTAGTGCACCAACGGATATAAAGTCTACTTTTGCGGCGGTATATGCTTTTAGCTTTTCCAATGTCATATTACCTGATACTTCTAACTTAGCTTTGCCACGTGTCAGCTCAACCGCTTTGGCAATCATCTCAGTGCTAAAGTTATCGAGCATAATTATGTCGGCACCGGCATCAATCGCTTGCTCTAACTCATCTAGGCTCTCGACTTCGACTTCTACGGTTTTACCTGGGTGGTTTTGCTGCGCTGTTTGTACCGCATTTTTGATGCCACCACAGGCATTGACGTGATTTTCTTTAATAAGGTAGGCGTCAAACAAGCCAATACGATGGTTATGGCCGCCACCGCAGGTTACCGCGTATTTTTGTGCGCTGCGCATCCCAGGAATGGTTTTACGGGTATCAAGCAGTTTGGTCTCACCGCCTTCAAGCTCTTTTACGTATTGGCTGGTGATGGTCGCTGTGCCGGAAAGACTTTGTAAAAAGTTCAGAGCAGTACGCTCACCGGTTAATAGTAAACGGGCGTTACCTTGCAGTTCACACAAAGTAGTGTTGGCTTTCGCAGCTTGCCCGTCTTGTACAAACCAAGTGATTTGCGTGCTAAGGCCTGATTCTTGATCAAGTTGTTTGAATACTTCATTAACCCAAGCGACGCCTGATACAACGCAATTGTCACGGCAAATAATGGTTGCCACTGCTTGATTTTCTGCAGGGATAAGTTGTGCGGTTATATCATTGTCGGCACTGGCTTGTTCGCCTGGCGCGGCACCTAAATCTTCAGCGAGAGCCCAGGCAATGGTGGTTGCGATATCTTTTTCAAGTTCCGGGCTAATGCTCAGGTTTTGCTCTGACATATTAAATCTCTATGGCCTTGTTGATGCTTTTATTTGCAAACATAGCGTATACATCGCCTATATTGGTGACCTAATATTGCTCTGTCAGTGTCAAATATTGGCCGCTTTGTTTGAATTCGAGTTGTTTTAATGCACTCATGCCCAGCAGAATTTCAGCGGTATCCATGCCTGGGTTAATGTTTGCGGCGACATTATACAAAATTATATTACCAATGCTCAATTGCTCAATTTCAGTTCGTTGCACTTTTACTGAGCCATTCGCCGTTTGCACATAATGCGTGCCAAGAACTGGCAAGTTGAGATCTTGGGCGACATTGGCGGGTATAGACACATTTGTCGCCCCGGTATCGAGTAAGAACAGCACCTCACTGCCATTGATATTACCAGGCGACAAATAATGACCGTAACGATTGCGCTTAAGGGTAACTTCGTTCTTACCATCTTGGGTTAAGTTAAGTTGCGGTCTTTGGTTTGGGTTGTGCTGTTTGTCCAATGCCCCTTGGAAAAACCATATCATTAGCGCAAAAAAAAGCCCCCATGCTATCCACATCATGGTTTTGCCCATTTTTTTACTGTGATCTGTTTCGCTCATAAGATATCTTGTAGTTTAATAATGCTCTTATTTAATACTATGGTGGTTGTACAGGTGAAGATCAATAAAGGTTGGCTTGATAGCGATAGTTTTGACTTTCATATCAGTCATAAAGCATCGCCGCATTGCGATGATAGGGAATGCGATGACATCAGTTTGTTGGTTATTCATAACATTTCCTTACCGCCGGGGAAATTTGGCTCAAATCATATAACCGACCTTTTTCTGGGGCAATTAAACCCGGACGACGATGATTATTTCAAAGACATATATAAGTTAAGAGTCTCTGCGCACCTTTTAGTTCGACGGGATGGTTCTGTGATTCAATATGTCCCGCTAAATAAACGCGCCTGGCATGCTGGCGTGTCAGAGTTTTGTGGTCGACAAAAGTGTAATGATTATTCTATCGGTATCGAGATGGAAGGCACCGACGATCTGCCTTATACCGAGTCACAATACAGCTCCCTCGCAACATTAACCGAGGCCATCATGGCCAATTATCCTGATATTAATAAGCAGCGTATTACCGGTCATTGTCATATCGCTCCAGGTCGAAAGACGGATCCCGGAGAAAGCTTTGACTGGCAACAATATTTCTCTGCTGTCGCCGATAATTGTATTTTAAAACAGTAACTTTATATGGTTTCTGAGTATTATCTTTGTATACTATTAGGTATCAGCTTTTTTAAAAACAACAAACGGTTGTCGTCAGGATTTACATGAGTCTTATCAGTTTGCTTATCGCACTCGCTGCTGAGCGGGTAATGGTGTCAAAGAATTGGCATTTTGATACCTATTTTATTTCGTACGTTAAACTCGTGCGTGGTTTTGTGTCCAAAGGTGAAATCAGCAAAAATCGCGGCAATATCT belongs to Thalassotalea sp. HSM 43 and includes:
- the yacG gene encoding DNA gyrase inhibitor YacG: MVTKVNCPTCEKQVIWNEEAKFRPFCSERCKLIDLGDWAEENHKISQPAQGADALSEEMLDALEDQFLQSNKFFVDSE
- the zapD gene encoding cell division protein ZapD; the protein is MAGILYEHPLNERIRNYLKLEQLFAQARSCLAQEFESSHTSFFNALFTILDTIDRTDVRGDMIKDLEKLEHNLHLWSKSPAVNDKALQLNLEQTKKLSTELRSKQNQWGSLKEDKFLDAMRKRFSLTGAYCGFDLPALVHWLNQPPIFIQQDIDRWLSCLSTIEQALVLVLKFIRQKSNFELVEVGNSFYQDNGEGLLLLRIELEDGADYFPSVSGNRYRYSIRFMELCDAKGQQYITDNVSFKLAKC
- the coaE gene encoding dephospho-CoA kinase (Dephospho-CoA kinase (CoaE) performs the final step in coenzyme A biosynthesis.) produces the protein MSKVIIGLTGGIGSGKTTVANLFAEYGVDIIDADIVARQVVQPGQPALQQIAAHFGEDYILADGNLNRAKLREKVFADPDDKAWLNGLLHPLIRQTMNEQCQNAKSPYCFLVAPLLIENGINRSVDNVLVIDVKPETQIARTVARDNNSEEQVKRIIAAQVGREERLIHADFVINNDKATMEELRMQVEILHRKFLKMVTENV
- a CDS encoding prepilin peptidase codes for the protein MLSDLTTLFEQSPGFYYSFALILGLIIGSFLNVVIFRLPKMIEAEWDCECREFLADALKDSAKDKEPQTVTLSKPASTCPKCGHKIKVWENIPVISWLLLRGKCSSCANPISARYPIIETITGISTVVIAMHFGVSWQAAVMMVLSWCLITLTMIDFDKMILPDQITLPLVWIGLILGLNNVFVSLDQAVIGAIAGYMSLWSIYWLFKIVTGKEGMGYGDFKLFAVFGAWFGWQVLPMLILMASLVGAIVGISLMVFKSHEGSKPIPFGPYLAVAGWITALWGEGIWAWYMGMMV
- a CDS encoding type II secretion system F family protein, translated to MAVASSQPKMVKPKPLETFQWEGVNRKGKKIKGELSATNAMELKAQLRKQGITPLKHKKKQKSLFSGDKPVKPADIAVVTRQIATMLGAGVPLVQTIEMIGKGNDNGNMRKLLGDIGNKVQSGLPLSECLREHPRYFDDLYCDLVESGEQSGALEAIFDRIAIYKEKAEALKSKIKKALFYPIAVLVIAAVVTSILLIFVVPTFVDIFNDFGAELPAFTTFVVNISDFMVSSWYLMLGALIAAGWMFKQAHRRSLDFRDKVDAFVLKVPVIGMILDKAAVARFARTLSTTFAAGVPLIDALDSAAGASGNAVYRDAIQDIRSEVSAGMQMNLAMRNVNVFPDMVIQMVTIGEESGALDDMLAKVANIYEQEVDDAVDGLTSLLEPLIMAVLGVVIGGLIIAMYLPIFAMGSIL
- the pilB gene encoding type IV-A pilus assembly ATPase PilB; the protein is MPMKGLHRQSSILSAVVRSELLEKDKAAAIFEQCQKKQMSLVSFLIEKEKVSSIALIKVLSKSFGIPLVNLKSLDLNALPEGLRNEKLVKKHNALPLYLRGGLLHVAVSDPTNIDALEEFQFNTGHNTEMVLADDKALRDTVEGILEDENSALELTDLDADELSDIDVDDTEKEEEQGSGENDAPIVVYINKILLDAIKKGASDLHFEPFETKFRIRFRVDGILTEVATPPVNLANRMTARLKVMSKLDIAERRVPQDGRIKLAITKSKSIDFRVSTLPTMWGEKVVMRILDSSSAKLGIDILGYEEEQKELYLDALSKPQGMILVTGPTGSGKTVSLYTGLNILNTEERNISTAEDPVEINLEGVNQVQINNRAGLTFAEALKSFLRQDPDIVMVGEIRDLETAEIAIKAAQTGHLVLSTLHTNSAAETLTRLLNMGVPSYNVASSVSLIIAQRLARRLCNHCKEVDDISEQALIELGFDAAEVSDITIYKPKGCDECTKGYKGRVGIYEVMKISTANAKLIMEGGSSLDIAQQAQSEGYNNLRQSALLKAKAGVTSLAEVSRVTA
- a CDS encoding pilin, whose translation is MKTMKSNQGFTLIELMIVVAIIGILAAVALPAYQDYTAKSKAAQAVATLAGQKIKVAEVFSVSGAVACTNDGVAIQHCTVTGDEAVLSVADTTGQITATITSVTPTVAGEGLTWTCSLSGTNAVAITGCTVAAVPAV
- the nadC gene encoding carboxylating nicotinate-nucleotide diphosphorylase, which produces MSEQNLSISPELEKDIATTIAWALAEDLGAAPGEQASADNDITAQLIPAENQAVATIICRDNCVVSGVAWVNEVFKQLDQESGLSTQITWFVQDGQAAKANTTLCELQGNARLLLTGERTALNFLQSLSGTATITSQYVKELEGGETKLLDTRKTIPGMRSAQKYAVTCGGGHNHRIGLFDAYLIKENHVNACGGIKNAVQTAQQNHPGKTVEVEVESLDELEQAIDAGADIIMLDNFSTEMIAKAVELTRGKAKLEVSGNMTLEKLKAYTAAKVDFISVGALTKHVNAIDLSMRFA
- a CDS encoding retropepsin-like aspartic protease family protein, with the translated sequence MSETDHSKKMGKTMMWIAWGLFFALMIWFFQGALDKQHNPNQRPQLNLTQDGKNEVTLKRNRYGHYLSPGNINGSEVLFLLDTGATNVSIPANVAQDLNLPVLGTHYVQTANGSVKVQRTEIEQLSIGNIILYNVAANINPGMDTAEILLGMSALKQLEFKQSGQYLTLTEQY
- the ampD gene encoding 1,6-anhydro-N-acetylmuramyl-L-alanine amidase AmpD, whose amino-acid sequence is MLLFNTMVVVQVKINKGWLDSDSFDFHISHKASPHCDDRECDDISLLVIHNISLPPGKFGSNHITDLFLGQLNPDDDDYFKDIYKLRVSAHLLVRRDGSVIQYVPLNKRAWHAGVSEFCGRQKCNDYSIGIEMEGTDDLPYTESQYSSLATLTEAIMANYPDINKQRITGHCHIAPGRKTDPGESFDWQQYFSAVADNCILKQ